The following is a genomic window from Pirellulales bacterium.
CGGCGTGGTCGAGCCAATCAGGTCAGTGCTTCGGTGGTGACCTGCGTGGCTTCGCGTAGGTGTGGCTTCATTGAACCGAGATTTTCGCACACGGCGGCGAGCGTCTCGCGCAGTGTCTGTAACTGCTCCTGGCTCAATCCCCGCGTCGCCTTTTGGCGAATCTTCAGGCCGCAAGCGACCATCTGCGACCAGACCGGTTCTACCCGATCGGTCGTGCGGATGATCTTCTTGCGCCGGTCCGAGTCGCTGGGGGTCCGCGTGATCCAGCCGTCCCGCTCCATGCGGTCGAGCACCCCAACCAACGTGGGGGCTTCAATGCCCATCCGCGCGGCCAGCTCGCTCTGCGACATCTCCCCCGCGACGGAAATCCAGGCCAGCACCTCCCACTGACGGTAGGTGATGCCATGGGCCTGGAGCTCTTCGTTCATGGCGCACGAAAGCTCGTGCGCCGTGGCGAAGATCCAGTATCCAACACTGTTCTCAAAATCGAATTGGAGCATCGGCTCTGCCTCGAGTGTGCTCGGGTACCCTGTTCCGAAGGTGGGGTATATTCTAGCCCACCCGAGCACCGAAACAAGTAAAACTTAAGGAGTTGCAAGCACTTGCGGCAGGTAGAGAGTGGTCAGGGGTCAGTGGATAGTGGGCAGGGGGGACAGGGGAAATATGTTGGGACTACTCCCCCTATCCCCTGACCACTCCTCGAAAGCAATGGGTAAACAGGAGTTGCCACTCCCGTTCCTGGATTGCCTGGCACAGACTTGCCGCCGGCGAGCGCCCAAGCCGGGCATGCTCGCACAGGTCGACGAAGGCGTTAGGGGCCCATTCCGTCTGCTCGCGAAGGAATTCGGCCGACCGATCGAGTCCTGGTTCTTTGGCGGCCAACTGTCGGGCATCTGCCGCCAAAGCCGGAAAAATCTCGTGCTGGCGAACGCGGCGGAACCAGTATTTGGCGTTCGAGCTGTCGGGCTCTCGGCGGTGCATGATCCCGTGCCAGTAGCTGCCCGAAGGGGTCTCGATCTCCTGGCTCAGCGCGTGCGACTCGTCGAGATAATCGTGATAGAGCCATAGGGCGGAGAGGCAACACCTCGCCATCGCCCCGTCGACGATCTTCTGTCCCGCAAACAGTTCGTCGACCGTCAGCCCCTCGAGCGACGCACGAACCGCCGAGTTCGGACGCCCAGGACCCAAATCATTGACGTGCCCAGCCGGCAAGAGCGCCGCAGCGGCCGGTCCGAAGGCCTGACGGTCGAATTCCATGTTCCCGCACCTTTCGCGAGTGGCACTAATAGGGCGACGTCCCACATCAGGCCAGATCGCGAGCATAGCCCAGCGAGCCGGGTACTGATAAGGAGCGAAGGAGCCAGCGCCCCATCGAGTCGTCGTTAGCGTTTTGATGCCGTGATGACCTGCCGGGCGCGCCAGCTTCGGGCCGACGCACCGTCCTTGCCATCCAGAGCTCAGTAAGTAATTGGTGCCGCGAACCGACTATGCTCGCACGCCCCTGTGGCGTGAACGAAGCAAGAATGGCATCGCCAGCAAGCCAGTTAGCGCCATGACCCATGTCGCTGGCTCGGGCACGTTGACGAATAGAATTGCCTTGGGGCCGAACAATCCACCACTGCCTTTCGCGACGAACTCGCCGAGGAACGTGCCGGTAACGCCATCGTAACGGTGTACGTTGTTCACATTCCAGTTGGCTACGTAAAGATTGCCGTCAGGGCCGAATGCGATGCTGCCCGGACCTGCCAGCGTCACTTCGTCGACAAACGTGTCGATGTACTCGAACGTCGTTCCATTCAGCCGTCCGATGCCGTTCAGCAGGTAGCTGGCCGCATACAGATTGCCATCTGGTCCGAAGGTGATTCCCCACGGTTCGCTGTCACCGAACTCCTCGGCCAGCTTCTGCACGAAATTCCCCGCTGCGTCGAAGTGATAGAGCGCACCCGAGGCATAGCCGCTGACAAACAACTGGCCCGTGGAACTGAAAGTGAAGTCGAGTGGATCGTTGAGCGAGGGCTCGGTGGCCCAGGTGCCCAGAAAAGCTCCCGTCGTGCCGTCATACTTGCGGATCGACTGCGTGCCAAAGCTGCCGGCATACAAATGGCCATCCGGACCAAAATGAATGCTGAGAGGATAGTCGATGCCGTCGGGGCCGGAGCCGACGAATTCGTCCACAAACGCCCCGGTCTGAAGGTTGTAACGCAGGATGTTGTCCGACTCGCTCCCGCTCACGTAGAGCAGGCCGTCGGGACCCACCGCCAGGCCGATCGGACGTTTCAAACCGCCACTTTCTGACGCGACCAGTTCGCCGAGAAATGCGCCCGTGGTATCGTCGTAGCGCAGTACCGAGTTGCCTCGCCAGTTTGTGATCAACAAATCGGCGCGGGCGATATCGACCATCGCACTCAATGCCAGGAACACTCCCAGGCAGATCGTCGTTTCGCCACATGGACGGCGGAACTGCTGGCCGGTCGACAAGGCTGAACTCAACATAGTTCGCCCCCTTTGACGTAATGAAGTCGCGGAACAAAGTAGAGAGGTAACCGTTCGCGTGACGCAACGGTCGCGATAAGGACTTGCGAACGAAAGAGAAGGGGACCGAGTTGTCAGTCGCCCACGTTCGAAGAATGGCTCAGTAGCGTTGCTCGCTGCAAGGTGCGGCAGTAAGTAGGGCCGCTCGTAGGGGTACTGTTTTTAAGGCTAACCTCATTCGAGCCTTTGGGCAATGAAACTGCCGGTCTACCAAGCCTTCGAGCCTTTTGTAGGGGGTGCGGAGAATTCGCGGAGTGGGTAGGGGGCGTGAGGCGGGATCCCGCGGAATACCATACTGCGGAAACGCGACGAACTTACCCTCTACCGAAAACTCCAGATCTCCCCAGGCGGTTTAGTCACCACGCTGGCTACACCCTACCTTGCCGGGAGTTCCCCACGTGGCAGAATTGGTCTAGATTAACGGGTCTATCCGCCGGCCGGTCGGCCGACGCGGGGGGAGTTCGATGGCGAGGGATTTTGACATGGTAGACGACGTTGAGCGTGAGGAAGGATCGCCCGAGACGGAAGTGACTCAGGCCGCGGCGGCGC
Proteins encoded in this region:
- a CDS encoding NHL repeat-containing protein, yielding MSTGQQFRRPCGETTICLGVFLALSAMVDIARADLLITNWRGNSVLRYDDTTGAFLGELVASESGGLKRPIGLAVGPDGLLYVSGSESDNILRYNLQTGAFVDEFVGSGPDGIDYPLSIHFGPDGHLYAGSFGTQSIRKYDGTTGAFLGTWATEPSLNDPLDFTFSSTGQLFVSGYASGALYHFDAAGNFVQKLAEEFGDSEPWGITFGPDGNLYAASYLLNGIGRLNGTTFEYIDTFVDEVTLAGPGSIAFGPDGNLYVANWNVNNVHRYDGVTGTFLGEFVAKGSGGLFGPKAILFVNVPEPATWVMALTGLLAMPFLLRSRHRGVRA
- a CDS encoding MarR family transcriptional regulator; the encoded protein is MLQFDFENSVGYWIFATAHELSCAMNEELQAHGITYRQWEVLAWISVAGEMSQSELAARMGIEAPTLVGVLDRMERDGWITRTPSDSDRRKKIIRTTDRVEPVWSQMVACGLKIRQKATRGLSQEQLQTLRETLAAVCENLGSMKPHLREATQVTTEALT